In Elusimicrobiota bacterium, the genomic window GATATCGGCAACGGGTTCACCAGATACTTTTCTTTGGTTGCGCACTTCAATACTTGCTCTCATACTTTTTAGAACTTCTAACATTCCGTCCCGTGTAGGATTGACGCCCACATTAGGTATTTCTAAACTTGACCCAGGCATAATTGCCGCGGCTACCATAAAAAATGCTGCCGAAGAAATATCTGACGGCACAAGCATATCCATTGCCTTAATTTTTGCAGGGCCTTTAACACTTACCTTCTTTCCGCGAATCTCAATATCCACTCCTCTTGCCTTAAGCATTATTTCCGTATGATTTCTGGAATTGGACGGTTCTTCAATACTGCTTGTTCCCGAAGCTTGAAGAGCTGCAAGAATAATACAAGATTTTACCTGCGCGCTTGCAGTAGGACTTTTATAGTCTATTTTCCTTAATTTTGAACTACCTTCTATTTCAATGGGCAAAAAGTTATTTTCTCTTGCCTTAATTTTTACTCCCATCATTGATAATGGCTCAATTATTCTTTTCATCGGCCGGCGGGAAAGGCTTTCATCTCCAGATATACGCGATATAAAATCTTGGCCTGAAAGAATCCCTGTTAAAAGCCTGGCCGTCGTTCCAGAGTTTCCCGCATCTATTATTCCTTCAAACGGTTTTAATCCTTTTAAGCCGACTCCGTGAATTAAAAGAGTCTCTTCATCTTTTTCAATTTTTACACCGAGATTCTGAAATGCTTTAAGGGTTTGCATGCAGTCATCGGCAGGAAGATAGTTTTCAATTCTGGAATCGCCTTCAGCAATAGAAGAAAACATTATTGCTCTATGCGTAATAGATTTGTCGGCCGGGATTTCAATTTTTCCTTGGATTTTTGAAGCAGGTCTAATTGTCCATTCCATATTTAGAAGATTTCTTGATTACACGGATTTTTAACTTCGATTACACAGATAAAACAAAGACATATTAAAATCTGTGTAATCGCTTTTGCTAATCTGTGTAATCAAGCTCCTGTTTGCAGGAGCTTAAGGCGGGCAGATTTTGCATCAGAATAAATTTTTTCAAGCGCCTTTATATCTCCCAGTTTTTTCTTTGTTTCGTTTAAATATTTAATAAAAATATTTATCGCTTTTTTTAGTTCTTCTTTGTTCATATTGCATATCGCAGCCCAGTCGCGGGGATTTGAATCCGCGACCCTGGTGATATCCTTAAAGGATCCGGCCAAAAGGCTGGAAATATCCTTAGCTTGTTTAAGCTTCTTTACCATATTGCACAAATTAAACGCTATTAGATGGGGAAGATGGCTAATCAATGCCACCGACTTATCATGGCTTTTTACGTCAAACATTTTAATGCGCGCTCCGGTCAGCTGCCAAATATTTTTAATTTGCGCGAAAGCATCTTGATTTGTAAGTTTTTCTTTAACCAAAACAACCGTGGCATCCTTGAATAAATTTTCTGAAGCAAATCGGACCCCTGTTTTTTCTGAACCGGCCATGGGATGCGCCCCGATGAAGCAAATATTATTTCTTTTTGCGATTTTATTTTTCAAAACTGTTTTCACCTTTTCCAGCACTTTCCCCTTAACGCTTCCGACATCAGAAACAATTGCTCCCTTTTTCAAATAAGGCAATATATTTTTTATCGTTTTATCAATTATATCTACCGGCGTGCAAACTATAACCACATCTGCCGAAGAGACCCCTTTTGAAAAATCGGTTGTAAATTCATCAACGGCATTTAACTTTTTAGCTAAAATTAATTTCTCTTTATGCCGGCCCACGCCGATAACACGGTATTTCCGGCTTTTAATCAAAGCCATTCCTAATGAACCGCCTATCAGTCCTACTCCTATGATTGCGAGCTTTTTCATTTTCATAATACTTCCTTCATACGGGGACAGTCCACAGAATCGGGACAGTCCCCTTTCCGCCTATTAAACCGACACCTACTATAGCTATTTTTTTCATTTATATATCTCTTCCGACTGCCCGAGACAATGGTTTAAGTTCTTTCATCAGCTGCGAAAACTGTGCCGGAAGAAGGCTTTGCGGGCCGTCGGATAAAGCTTCTTCAGGCTTCGGATGAACTTCAATTATAAGGCCGTCCGCCCCGGCCGCGATTGATGCTTTGGCCATCACCGGCACATGTTCGCGTATTCCTATTCCGTGGGAAGGGTCAACAATAACCGGCAGATGCGAAAATTTTTTTATTACCGGAACCGCATTTAAATCCAGCGTAAAGCGCGTTGCATCTTCAAATGTCCTTATTCCTCTTTCGCAAAGAATAACATTGTAGTTTCCTTGAGCCATAACATATTCCGCCGAAAGCAGAAGCTCTTTTATAGTTGAAGCCATCCCTCTTTTTAAAAGAACCGGCTTCTTTTGTTTGCCGGCAGCTTTAAGCAGATCGTAATTTTGAATGTTTCGCGCTCCGATCTGTATTATGTCGCAATATTTGGCAACTAAAGATATCTGGTCAAC contains:
- a CDS encoding prephenate dehydrogenase/arogenate dehydrogenase family protein; its protein translation is MKKLAIIGVGLIGGSLGMALIKSRKYRVIGVGRHKEKLILAKKLNAVDEFTTDFSKGVSSADVVIVCTPVDIIDKTIKNILPYLKKGAIVSDVGSVKGKVLEKVKTVLKNKIAKRNNICFIGAHPMAGSEKTGVRFASENLFKDATVVLVKEKLTNQDAFAQIKNIWQLTGARIKMFDVKSHDKSVALISHLPHLIAFNLCNMVKKLKQAKDISSLLAGSFKDITRVADSNPRDWAAICNMNKEELKKAINIFIKYLNETKKKLGDIKALEKIYSDAKSARLKLLQTGA
- a CDS encoding 3-phosphoshikimate 1-carboxyvinyltransferase, with translation MEWTIRPASKIQGKIEIPADKSITHRAIMFSSIAEGDSRIENYLPADDCMQTLKAFQNLGVKIEKDEETLLIHGVGLKGLKPFEGIIDAGNSGTTARLLTGILSGQDFISRISGDESLSRRPMKRIIEPLSMMGVKIKARENNFLPIEIEGSSKLRKIDYKSPTASAQVKSCIILAALQASGTSSIEEPSNSRNHTEIMLKARGVDIEIRGKKVSVKGPAKIKAMDMLVPSDISSAAFFMVAAAIMPGSSLEIPNVGVNPTRDGMLEVLKSMRASIEVRNQRKVSGEPVADI
- the aroF gene encoding 3-deoxy-7-phosphoheptulonate synthase gives rise to the protein MIITLKKGTPTKDINLVIKKIKALKYIPHVSRGVDVTIIGMIGERAERYRETFESMDMVDHISEIEKPYKLASREFKKDNTIINVDGIRIGGKKIVVMAGPCAVESKSRALETARLVKKAGAVIFRGGAFKPRSSPYSFQGLGKQGLEYLLAVRKSVGLPIVSEAMTVDQISLVAKYCDIIQIGARNIQNYDLLKAAGKQKKPVLLKRGMASTIKELLLSAEYVMAQGNYNVILCERGIRTFEDATRFTLDLNAVPVIKKFSHLPVIVDPSHGIGIREHVPVMAKASIAAGADGLIIEVHPKPEEALSDGPQSLLPAQFSQLMKELKPLSRAVGRDI